One Malus sylvestris chromosome 14, drMalSylv7.2, whole genome shotgun sequence DNA segment encodes these proteins:
- the LOC126599812 gene encoding uncharacterized protein LOC126599812: MRVEQPKEKFSDMMLLRKPQPVSVDESSENKQEQSSDANKNIIGNAEIEKWREEENDKVHGFTLLEKPKANCVKTKSEDDSEHFENGESSMADVVEDNDSSKDLSEFTASNTIRNNLEESKGGPGQKDDSLIRLQPYEQSNMESGDEVSASSELSGTNLPVSDVDLSIDTAIQGKPKRLNKSVKEEMGFHKVKTIVSTLRMANLVWLMLLKIMIAPRICPNLQHLTQYVTILKNPKVVLVKRMIPL, from the exons ATGAGGGTTGAGCAACCAAAGGAGAAATTTAGTGATATGATGTTGTTGAGAAAGCCCCAACCGGTGAGTGTTGATGAAAGTAGCGAAAATAAACAAGAGCAATCTAGTGATGCAAATAAGAATATCATTGGTAATGCAGAAATAGAGAAGTGgagggaagaagaaaatgataaaGTTCATGGTTTTACGCTATTAGAAAAACCCAAAGCAAATTGCGTCAAAACAAAGAGTGAAGACGATAGTGAGCACTTTGAGAATGGCGAATCTAGTATGGCTGATGTTGTTGAAGATAATGATAGCTCCAAGGATTTGTCCGAATTTACGGCATCTAACACAATACGTAACAATCTTGAAGAATCCAAAGGTGGTCCTGGTCAAAAGGATGATTCCCTTATAA GATTGCAGCCATATGAGCAGAGCAATATGGAGTCCGGTGATGAGGTATCTGCTTCGAGTGAACTATCTGGTACAAACTTACCTGTTTCTGACGTTGACTTGTCGATAGACACTGCAATACAAGGAAAACCAAAAAG ATTAAACAAATCTGTTAAAGAAGAAATGGGTTTTCATAAAGTGAAGACGATAGTGAGCACTCTGAGAATGGCGAATCTAGTATGGCTGATGCTGTTGAAGATAATGATAGCTCCAAGGATTTGTCCGAATTTACAGCATCTAACACAATATGTAACAATCTTGAAGAATCCAAAGGTGGTCCTGGTCAAAAGGATGATTCCCTTATAG
- the LOC126599813 gene encoding LIM domain-containing protein WLIM2b-like, translating into MSFSGTQQKCKACDKTVHFIDQLSADGIAYHKTCFKCSHCNGQLSMSSYSSMDEVLYCKPHFEQLFKETGSFSKKFQTSGKSQTELTRTPSKLSSMFSGTVDKCAVCTKTVYPLEKVTMEGAFYHKSCFRCNHGGCFLSPSNCAALDGILYCKHHFAQLFKEKGSYNHLTKTASLKKKGAPMSELKPNESQAKQAEVTEEAKPESKAEAAQETQDSAPQEQL; encoded by the exons ATGTCGTTCAGCGGGACCCAACAGAAATGCAAGGCTTGTGATAAGACTGTTCATTTCATTGACCAGTTATCTGCTGATGGTATTGCCTACCATAAGACCTGCTTCAAATGTAGTCACTGCAATGGACAACTTTCG ATGAGTAGCTACTCATCCATGGATGAAGTCCTATATTGCAAGCCTCATTTCGAGCAACTCTTCAAGGAGACTGGCAGCTTTTCTAAGAAATTTCAGACAT CTGGAAAGTCACAAACTGAATTG ACTAGGACCCCTAGCAAACTGTCCTCTATGTTCTCTGGGACCGTAGACAAATGTGCTGTATGCACCAAAACTGTGTATCCACTAGAGAAG GTTACCATGGAGGGAGCGTTCTACCACAAGTCATGCTTTAGGTGTAACCATGGTGGTTGCTTCCTCTCACCATCAAACTGTGCTGCTTTGGATGGCATTCTTTACTGCAAACACCACTTTGCCCAATTGTTCAAGGAGAAGGGTAGCTACAACCACCTCACCAAGACTGCTTCACTAAAGAAAAAAGGAGCTCCAATGTCAGAACTGAAACCTAATGAATCGCAAGCAAAACAGGCAGAAGTAACAGAAGAAGCAAAACCAGAATCAAAAGCAGAAGCAGCCCAAGAGACACAAGATTCAGCCCCACAAGAGCAATTATGA
- the LOC126599815 gene encoding uncharacterized protein LOC126599815, with amino-acid sequence MEDKKKDHTVAEVDLNDLRQHFWFVYAIAVAMGNNCPTAEWHSWKDVLENEKKVVKDELLCKYTLDDDTNEHLMKLIEDAL; translated from the exons ATGGAGGATAAAAAAAAGGATCATACCGTGGCCGAGGTCGACCTGAATGATTTGAGGCAACATTTTTGGTTCGTGTATGCGATTGCTGTAGCCATGGGGAACAATTGTCCTACTGCTGAGTGGCATTCTTGGAAAGATGTGCTGGAGAATGAGAAGAAGGTGGTGAAGGATGAGTTATTA TGTAAATATACTCTTGATGATGATACGAACGAACATTTGATGAAGTTGATAGAGGATGCGTTGTAG